From a single Plasmodium yoelii strain 17X genome assembly, chromosome: 9 genomic region:
- a CDS encoding fam-a protein, with translation MNKFYIQIFFFLLTISLCVNNKTLATELSPKTYTKYKSKKFTIFKSKKFTIFNSKKYYPVNDNTEEIYQKNKHLLYTDPEETRNACRFMNDALKQLEHHATSKDGYKRCCANPYRNIIFYKKKHRGHTIVEKIHYTIYDPNQYNELVNQLWDPDSNLLLNKFSVKKKIVRMYTPNLVMIQQRWKKWPWSREKYFYAIAAKYKISQNKTMIVMASANIIDHNRKNKKYFENKIVESANLFQAEIDSEDDIRNGKLKKMFVNLSGYIIEKRNKHTYITCVDSNDEHGSI, from the exons ATGAAtaagttttatattcaaatttttttttttcttttaaccaTCTCCCTAtgtgtaaataataaaaccctTGCAACGGAGCTTTCTCCAAAAACATATACAAAatacaaatcaaaaaaatttacaatattcaaatcaaaaaaatttacaatattcaattcaaaaaaatattatcctGT cAATGATAATACAGaagaaatatatcaaaaaaacaaGCACCTATTATATACCGATCCCGAAGAAACTAGAAATGCGTGCAGATTTATGAATGAcgctttaaaacaattagaACATCATGCTACAAGTAAAGATGGTTATAAAAGGTGTTGTGCAAATCCTTAtcgaaatataattttttataaaaaaaagcaTCGAGGTCATACAATTGTTgaaaaaattcattatacAATTTATGATCCGAATCAG TATAATGAACTAGTAAACCAGTTATGGGATCCAGATAGTAacttattattaaataaattctctgttaaaa aaaaaattgtCCGTATGTACACTCCAAATTTAGTAATGATACAACAACGTTGGAAAAAATGGCCATGGTCTCGtgagaaatatttttatgctatAGCTGCAAAATATAAA ataTCACAAAACAAAACTATGATTGTCATGGCTTCAGCAAATATAATTGATCACAAccgtaaaaataaaaaatattttgaaaataaaatagtagaAAGTGCAAATTTATTTCAAGCTGAAATTGATTCTGAAGATGATATTAGaaatggaaaattaaaaaaaatgtttgttAACTTAAGTGGATAcattattgaaaaaagaaacaaaCATACTTATATCACATGTGTCGACTCT aaTGATGAACATGGTTCCATTTaa